One genomic region from Mangifera indica cultivar Alphonso chromosome 17, CATAS_Mindica_2.1, whole genome shotgun sequence encodes:
- the LOC123201040 gene encoding F-box/LRR-repeat protein 15 isoform X1 — MKIWCCLCFTEDEEDDDKKRMTLIDDESDGSIEGNEEVQMQFGLALDMFDEPFPDLIAALPESDDMGPHVRRAPRWRPLIRQPRRYEGECSSSGVGDGDGGSDLAIDDLQHKRAKVFSTSPRDYGTEMLSDPGGSSSLQDKNCNIRMGSLVSPANEILYHNYIWNNTSDESPIDPTGGKGDGKENDTLKTEDIEVRMDLTDDLLHLVFSFLDYADLCRAAIVCRQWRAASAHEDFWRCLNFENRKISIEQFEDLCRRYPNATEVNLYGVPAMHLLVMNMVFLRNLESLTLGRYEVGDGFFHALADCSMLKRLDVHDATLGNGAQEILINHDQLCHLELIKCRMMRVSVRCPQLVHLSLKRSNMAQAVLNCPLLSLLDIAACHKLSDAAIRLAVTSCPQLENLDMSNCSCVSDETLREIALSCANLHFLNSSYCPNISLESVRLPMLTVLKLHSCEGITSASMAAISHCYMLEVLELDNCNLLASVSLDLSRLQIIRLVHCRKFVELNLRTIMLSSINVSNCAALNRINIMSDSLQKLSLQKQENLTTLALKCQNLQEVDLTDCESLTNSICEVFRDGGGCPMLKSLILDNCEGLTAVHFCYTSLVSLSLVGCRAITSLELRCPNLENVCLDGCDHLERASFCPVALQSLNLGICPKLKSLTIEASSMAVLELKGCGVLSEASINCPLLTSLDASFCSQLKDDCLSATTTSCPLIKSLILMSCLSIGSDGLYLLQPLSNLTMLDLSYTFLTNLQPVFESCSQLKVLKLQACKYLTDTSLEPLYKKASLPALQELDLSYGTLGQSAIEELLAYCTHLTHVSLNGCVNMHDLNWDSSGCHPLESTVDGLYGIFSHENVHESTQHTDRLLQNLNCVGCPNIRKVLIPPQARCFHLSSLNLSLSANLKEVDVACITLCFLNLSNCCSLEALRLACPKLTSLFLQSCNINEEVVEDAISQCSMLETLDVRSCPKICSMGLGKLRAACPSLKRIFSSLTPA; from the exons ATGAAGATTTGGTGCTGCTTGTGCTTCACCGAGGACGAAGAAGACGACGATAAGAAGAGAATGACGTTAATCGATGACGAATCGGATGGTAGTATCGAAGGTAACGAAGAAGTGCAGATGCAATTTGGGCTTGCTTTGGACATGTTTGATGAGCCGTTCCCCGACTTAATCGCAGCGTTGCCTGAGTCTGATGACATGGGTCCGCATGTGAGGAGGGCTCCCAGGTGGCGCCCGTTGATACGCCAGCCTAGGCGGTATGAGGGCGAGTGTAGTAGTAGTGGCGTAGGCGATGGCGATGGGGGCTCGGATCTTGCAATCGACGACTTACAACATAAGCGGGCCAAAGTGTTTTCTACTTCTCC CCGTGATTATGGAACAGAAATGCTTTCTGACCCTGGAGGTTCTAGTTCATTGCAAGacaaaaattgtaatattagGATGGGCTCTTTGGTCTCTCCCGCTAATGAAATCCTGTACCACAATTATATTTGGAATAATACCAGTGATGAGAGTCCCATTGACCCTACTGGTGGAAAAGGTGATGGAAAAGAGAATGATACCTTAAAAACAGAAGATATTGAAGTCCGGATGGATCTCACTGATGACTTGTTGCATCTG gttttttctttcttggaCTATGCTGATCTTTGTCGGGCAGCTATTGTTTGTCGGCAGTGGAGAGCAGCTAGTGCTCATGAAGATTTTTGGAGAtgtctaaattttgaaaatcggAAGATATCTATAGAGCAAT TTGAGGATTTATGTCGCCGATATCCAAATGCTACGGAAGTGAATTTATATGGTGTCCCTGCTATGCACTTGCTTGTCATGAATATGGTATTTTTGAG AAATCTTGAATCCTTAACTTTGGGGCGATATGAAGTAGGAGATGGGTTTTTTCATGCTTTAGCAGATTGTAGCATGTTGAAGAGATTAGATGTCCATGATGCTACTCTTGGTAATGGTGCTCAGGAGATACTGATAAACCATGATCAATTGTGTCATCTTGAACTAATAAAGTGCCGAATGATGCGTGTATCCGTAAG gTGCCCACAACTCGTACATTTGTCCTTGAAACGGAGTAACATGGCACAGGCGGTTCTTAATTGTCCCCTTTTGAGTCTCCTTGATATAGCTGCTTGCCACAAGCTTTCTGATGCGGCCATTCGTTTAGCGGTTACTTCATGTCCTCAATTAGAAAATTTAGATATGTCTAATTGTTCATGTGTGAGTGATGAAACACTTCGTGAAATAGCACTCAGTTGTGCTAATCTTCATTTTCTCAATTCGTCGTACTGCCCAAATATATCGCTTGAG TCGGTAAGGCTCCCCATGTTGACAGTTCTTAAGCTTCACAGCTGTGAGGGTATCACGTCAGCTTCAATGGCTGCAATATCTCATTGTTATATGTTGGAG GTTCTGGAGCTTGATAATTGCAATCTTTTGGCATCTGTTTCTTTGGATCTTTCTCGTTTGCAGATTATAAGACTAGTACATTGTCGCAA AtttgttgaattgaatttgCGGACTATCATGCTTTCATCTATAAATGTGTCAAATTGTGCTGCTCTCAACCGTATAAACATCATGTCCGACTCTCTTCAG AAATTATCCTTGCAAAAGCAGGAGAACTTGACAACATTGGCATTGAAGTGCCAGAATCTGCAAGAAGTGGACCTTACAGATTGTGAATCGTTAACTAATTCCATATGTGAAGTGTTTAGAGACGGTGGTGGCTGCCCCATGTTGAAGTCTTTAATTCTTGATAATTGTGAG GGCTTGACAGCAGTGCATTTCTGTTATACATCTTTAGTCAGTCTCTCTCTTGTTGGTTGCCGTGCTATCACATCTCTTGAACTAAGATGCCCCAATCTTGAGAATGTCTGTTTAGATGGCTGTGATCATCTTGAAAGAGCATCATTTTGTCCG GTTGCTTTACAATCGCTCAATCTGGGTATATGCCCCAAGTTGAAGTCACTTACTATTGAAGCATCAAGTATGGCGGTGCTCGAGTTGAAGGGATGTGGTGTTTTGTCAGAAGCATCCATTAACTGTCCTCTTTTAACATCTCTTGATGCTTCTTTTTGCAG TCAACTTAAGGATGATTGCCTGTCTGCAACCACTACTTCATGCCCACTGATTAAATCATTAATACTTATGTCATGCTTATCCATTGGTTCTGATGGACTTTACTTGTTGCAACCGCTTTCAAATTTGACTATGCTTGATTTATCATACACTTTCTTGACAAATTTGCAGCCTGTTTTTGAGTCTTGCTCACAACtgaag GTTTTGAAATTACAAGCATGCAAGTATCTCACTGATACGTCATTGGAACCTCTTTACAAGAAAGCATCACTCCCAGCTCTTCAGGAATTGGACTTGTCTTATGGGACACTTGGCCAGTCGGCTATTGAGGAGCTTCTTGCATATTGTACTCACCTCACTCATGTTAGCTTGAATGGTTGTGTAAATATGCATGACCTAAATTGGGATTCTAGTGGTTGTCATCCTCTGGAATCAACTGTAGATGGCTTATACGGGATTTTTTCTCATGAGAATGTCCATGAATCAACGCAGCATACTGACCGTTTGCTGCAAAATCTCAACTGCGTAGGTTGTCCAAATATTAGGAAAGTTCTCATTCCACCCCAGGCACGCTGTTTCCATTTGTCATCATTGAACCTTTCTCTGTCTGCCAATTTGAAGGAAGTTGATGTTGCTTGTATCACTTTGTGCTTCCTCAATCTGAG CAACTGTTGCTCCTTGGAAGCATTAAGGCTTGCTTGTCCAAAATTAACAAGTCTGTTTCTTCAG TCCTGTAACATCAATGAAGAAGTGGTTGAAGATGCCATATCACAATGTAGCATGCTTGAGACTCTAGATGTTCGTTCTTGTCCAAAG ATATGTTCAATGGGTCTGGGGAAGTTACGTGCAGCATGCCCTAGTTTGAAGCGCATCTTCAGCAGCCTGACACCTGCATAA
- the LOC123201040 gene encoding F-box/LRR-repeat protein 15 isoform X4 has protein sequence MKIWCCLCFTEDEEDDDKKRMTLIDDESDGSIEGNEEVQMQFGLALDMFDEPFPDLIAALPESDDMGPHVRRAPRWRPLIRQPRRYEGECSSSGVGDGDGGSDLAIDDLQHKRAKVFSTSPDESPIDPTGGKGDGKENDTLKTEDIEVRMDLTDDLLHLVFSFLDYADLCRAAIVCRQWRAASAHEDFWRCLNFENRKISIEQFEDLCRRYPNATEVNLYGVPAMHLLVMNMVFLRNLESLTLGRYEVGDGFFHALADCSMLKRLDVHDATLGNGAQEILINHDQLCHLELIKCRMMRVSVRCPQLVHLSLKRSNMAQAVLNCPLLSLLDIAACHKLSDAAIRLAVTSCPQLENLDMSNCSCVSDETLREIALSCANLHFLNSSYCPNISLESVRLPMLTVLKLHSCEGITSASMAAISHCYMLEVLELDNCNLLASVSLDLSRLQIIRLVHCRKFVELNLRTIMLSSINVSNCAALNRINIMSDSLQKLSLQKQENLTTLALKCQNLQEVDLTDCESLTNSICEVFRDGGGCPMLKSLILDNCEGLTAVHFCYTSLVSLSLVGCRAITSLELRCPNLENVCLDGCDHLERASFCPVALQSLNLGICPKLKSLTIEASSMAVLELKGCGVLSEASINCPLLTSLDASFCSQLKDDCLSATTTSCPLIKSLILMSCLSIGSDGLYLLQPLSNLTMLDLSYTFLTNLQPVFESCSQLKVLKLQACKYLTDTSLEPLYKKASLPALQELDLSYGTLGQSAIEELLAYCTHLTHVSLNGCVNMHDLNWDSSGCHPLESTVDGLYGIFSHENVHESTQHTDRLLQNLNCVGCPNIRKVLIPPQARCFHLSSLNLSLSANLKEVDVACITLCFLNLSNCCSLEALRLACPKLTSLFLQSCNINEEVVEDAISQCSMLETLDVRSCPKICSMGLGKLRAACPSLKRIFSSLTPA, from the exons ATGAAGATTTGGTGCTGCTTGTGCTTCACCGAGGACGAAGAAGACGACGATAAGAAGAGAATGACGTTAATCGATGACGAATCGGATGGTAGTATCGAAGGTAACGAAGAAGTGCAGATGCAATTTGGGCTTGCTTTGGACATGTTTGATGAGCCGTTCCCCGACTTAATCGCAGCGTTGCCTGAGTCTGATGACATGGGTCCGCATGTGAGGAGGGCTCCCAGGTGGCGCCCGTTGATACGCCAGCCTAGGCGGTATGAGGGCGAGTGTAGTAGTAGTGGCGTAGGCGATGGCGATGGGGGCTCGGATCTTGCAATCGACGACTTACAACATAAGCGGGCCAAAGTGTTTTCTACTTCTCC TGATGAGAGTCCCATTGACCCTACTGGTGGAAAAGGTGATGGAAAAGAGAATGATACCTTAAAAACAGAAGATATTGAAGTCCGGATGGATCTCACTGATGACTTGTTGCATCTG gttttttctttcttggaCTATGCTGATCTTTGTCGGGCAGCTATTGTTTGTCGGCAGTGGAGAGCAGCTAGTGCTCATGAAGATTTTTGGAGAtgtctaaattttgaaaatcggAAGATATCTATAGAGCAAT TTGAGGATTTATGTCGCCGATATCCAAATGCTACGGAAGTGAATTTATATGGTGTCCCTGCTATGCACTTGCTTGTCATGAATATGGTATTTTTGAG AAATCTTGAATCCTTAACTTTGGGGCGATATGAAGTAGGAGATGGGTTTTTTCATGCTTTAGCAGATTGTAGCATGTTGAAGAGATTAGATGTCCATGATGCTACTCTTGGTAATGGTGCTCAGGAGATACTGATAAACCATGATCAATTGTGTCATCTTGAACTAATAAAGTGCCGAATGATGCGTGTATCCGTAAG gTGCCCACAACTCGTACATTTGTCCTTGAAACGGAGTAACATGGCACAGGCGGTTCTTAATTGTCCCCTTTTGAGTCTCCTTGATATAGCTGCTTGCCACAAGCTTTCTGATGCGGCCATTCGTTTAGCGGTTACTTCATGTCCTCAATTAGAAAATTTAGATATGTCTAATTGTTCATGTGTGAGTGATGAAACACTTCGTGAAATAGCACTCAGTTGTGCTAATCTTCATTTTCTCAATTCGTCGTACTGCCCAAATATATCGCTTGAG TCGGTAAGGCTCCCCATGTTGACAGTTCTTAAGCTTCACAGCTGTGAGGGTATCACGTCAGCTTCAATGGCTGCAATATCTCATTGTTATATGTTGGAG GTTCTGGAGCTTGATAATTGCAATCTTTTGGCATCTGTTTCTTTGGATCTTTCTCGTTTGCAGATTATAAGACTAGTACATTGTCGCAA AtttgttgaattgaatttgCGGACTATCATGCTTTCATCTATAAATGTGTCAAATTGTGCTGCTCTCAACCGTATAAACATCATGTCCGACTCTCTTCAG AAATTATCCTTGCAAAAGCAGGAGAACTTGACAACATTGGCATTGAAGTGCCAGAATCTGCAAGAAGTGGACCTTACAGATTGTGAATCGTTAACTAATTCCATATGTGAAGTGTTTAGAGACGGTGGTGGCTGCCCCATGTTGAAGTCTTTAATTCTTGATAATTGTGAG GGCTTGACAGCAGTGCATTTCTGTTATACATCTTTAGTCAGTCTCTCTCTTGTTGGTTGCCGTGCTATCACATCTCTTGAACTAAGATGCCCCAATCTTGAGAATGTCTGTTTAGATGGCTGTGATCATCTTGAAAGAGCATCATTTTGTCCG GTTGCTTTACAATCGCTCAATCTGGGTATATGCCCCAAGTTGAAGTCACTTACTATTGAAGCATCAAGTATGGCGGTGCTCGAGTTGAAGGGATGTGGTGTTTTGTCAGAAGCATCCATTAACTGTCCTCTTTTAACATCTCTTGATGCTTCTTTTTGCAG TCAACTTAAGGATGATTGCCTGTCTGCAACCACTACTTCATGCCCACTGATTAAATCATTAATACTTATGTCATGCTTATCCATTGGTTCTGATGGACTTTACTTGTTGCAACCGCTTTCAAATTTGACTATGCTTGATTTATCATACACTTTCTTGACAAATTTGCAGCCTGTTTTTGAGTCTTGCTCACAACtgaag GTTTTGAAATTACAAGCATGCAAGTATCTCACTGATACGTCATTGGAACCTCTTTACAAGAAAGCATCACTCCCAGCTCTTCAGGAATTGGACTTGTCTTATGGGACACTTGGCCAGTCGGCTATTGAGGAGCTTCTTGCATATTGTACTCACCTCACTCATGTTAGCTTGAATGGTTGTGTAAATATGCATGACCTAAATTGGGATTCTAGTGGTTGTCATCCTCTGGAATCAACTGTAGATGGCTTATACGGGATTTTTTCTCATGAGAATGTCCATGAATCAACGCAGCATACTGACCGTTTGCTGCAAAATCTCAACTGCGTAGGTTGTCCAAATATTAGGAAAGTTCTCATTCCACCCCAGGCACGCTGTTTCCATTTGTCATCATTGAACCTTTCTCTGTCTGCCAATTTGAAGGAAGTTGATGTTGCTTGTATCACTTTGTGCTTCCTCAATCTGAG CAACTGTTGCTCCTTGGAAGCATTAAGGCTTGCTTGTCCAAAATTAACAAGTCTGTTTCTTCAG TCCTGTAACATCAATGAAGAAGTGGTTGAAGATGCCATATCACAATGTAGCATGCTTGAGACTCTAGATGTTCGTTCTTGTCCAAAG ATATGTTCAATGGGTCTGGGGAAGTTACGTGCAGCATGCCCTAGTTTGAAGCGCATCTTCAGCAGCCTGACACCTGCATAA
- the LOC123201040 gene encoding F-box/LRR-repeat protein 15 isoform X7, translating to MTCCIWFFSFLDYADLCRAAIVCRQWRAASAHEDFWRCLNFENRKISIEQFEDLCRRYPNATEVNLYGVPAMHLLVMNMVFLRNLESLTLGRYEVGDGFFHALADCSMLKRLDVHDATLGNGAQEILINHDQLCHLELIKCRMMRVSVRCPQLVHLSLKRSNMAQAVLNCPLLSLLDIAACHKLSDAAIRLAVTSCPQLENLDMSNCSCVSDETLREIALSCANLHFLNSSYCPNISLESVRLPMLTVLKLHSCEGITSASMAAISHCYMLEVLELDNCNLLASVSLDLSRLQIIRLVHCRKFVELNLRTIMLSSINVSNCAALNRINIMSDSLQKLSLQKQENLTTLALKCQNLQEVDLTDCESLTNSICEVFRDGGGCPMLKSLILDNCEGLTAVHFCYTSLVSLSLVGCRAITSLELRCPNLENVCLDGCDHLERASFCPVALQSLNLGICPKLKSLTIEASSMAVLELKGCGVLSEASINCPLLTSLDASFCSQLKDDCLSATTTSCPLIKSLILMSCLSIGSDGLYLLQPLSNLTMLDLSYTFLTNLQPVFESCSQLKVLKLQACKYLTDTSLEPLYKKASLPALQELDLSYGTLGQSAIEELLAYCTHLTHVSLNGCVNMHDLNWDSSGCHPLESTVDGLYGIFSHENVHESTQHTDRLLQNLNCVGCPNIRKVLIPPQARCFHLSSLNLSLSANLKEVDVACITLCFLNLSNCCSLEALRLACPKLTSLFLQSCNINEEVVEDAISQCSMLETLDVRSCPKICSMGLGKLRAACPSLKRIFSSLTPA from the exons ATGACTTGTTGCATCTGGT ttttttctttcttggaCTATGCTGATCTTTGTCGGGCAGCTATTGTTTGTCGGCAGTGGAGAGCAGCTAGTGCTCATGAAGATTTTTGGAGAtgtctaaattttgaaaatcggAAGATATCTATAGAGCAAT TTGAGGATTTATGTCGCCGATATCCAAATGCTACGGAAGTGAATTTATATGGTGTCCCTGCTATGCACTTGCTTGTCATGAATATGGTATTTTTGAG AAATCTTGAATCCTTAACTTTGGGGCGATATGAAGTAGGAGATGGGTTTTTTCATGCTTTAGCAGATTGTAGCATGTTGAAGAGATTAGATGTCCATGATGCTACTCTTGGTAATGGTGCTCAGGAGATACTGATAAACCATGATCAATTGTGTCATCTTGAACTAATAAAGTGCCGAATGATGCGTGTATCCGTAAG gTGCCCACAACTCGTACATTTGTCCTTGAAACGGAGTAACATGGCACAGGCGGTTCTTAATTGTCCCCTTTTGAGTCTCCTTGATATAGCTGCTTGCCACAAGCTTTCTGATGCGGCCATTCGTTTAGCGGTTACTTCATGTCCTCAATTAGAAAATTTAGATATGTCTAATTGTTCATGTGTGAGTGATGAAACACTTCGTGAAATAGCACTCAGTTGTGCTAATCTTCATTTTCTCAATTCGTCGTACTGCCCAAATATATCGCTTGAG TCGGTAAGGCTCCCCATGTTGACAGTTCTTAAGCTTCACAGCTGTGAGGGTATCACGTCAGCTTCAATGGCTGCAATATCTCATTGTTATATGTTGGAG GTTCTGGAGCTTGATAATTGCAATCTTTTGGCATCTGTTTCTTTGGATCTTTCTCGTTTGCAGATTATAAGACTAGTACATTGTCGCAA AtttgttgaattgaatttgCGGACTATCATGCTTTCATCTATAAATGTGTCAAATTGTGCTGCTCTCAACCGTATAAACATCATGTCCGACTCTCTTCAG AAATTATCCTTGCAAAAGCAGGAGAACTTGACAACATTGGCATTGAAGTGCCAGAATCTGCAAGAAGTGGACCTTACAGATTGTGAATCGTTAACTAATTCCATATGTGAAGTGTTTAGAGACGGTGGTGGCTGCCCCATGTTGAAGTCTTTAATTCTTGATAATTGTGAG GGCTTGACAGCAGTGCATTTCTGTTATACATCTTTAGTCAGTCTCTCTCTTGTTGGTTGCCGTGCTATCACATCTCTTGAACTAAGATGCCCCAATCTTGAGAATGTCTGTTTAGATGGCTGTGATCATCTTGAAAGAGCATCATTTTGTCCG GTTGCTTTACAATCGCTCAATCTGGGTATATGCCCCAAGTTGAAGTCACTTACTATTGAAGCATCAAGTATGGCGGTGCTCGAGTTGAAGGGATGTGGTGTTTTGTCAGAAGCATCCATTAACTGTCCTCTTTTAACATCTCTTGATGCTTCTTTTTGCAG TCAACTTAAGGATGATTGCCTGTCTGCAACCACTACTTCATGCCCACTGATTAAATCATTAATACTTATGTCATGCTTATCCATTGGTTCTGATGGACTTTACTTGTTGCAACCGCTTTCAAATTTGACTATGCTTGATTTATCATACACTTTCTTGACAAATTTGCAGCCTGTTTTTGAGTCTTGCTCACAACtgaag GTTTTGAAATTACAAGCATGCAAGTATCTCACTGATACGTCATTGGAACCTCTTTACAAGAAAGCATCACTCCCAGCTCTTCAGGAATTGGACTTGTCTTATGGGACACTTGGCCAGTCGGCTATTGAGGAGCTTCTTGCATATTGTACTCACCTCACTCATGTTAGCTTGAATGGTTGTGTAAATATGCATGACCTAAATTGGGATTCTAGTGGTTGTCATCCTCTGGAATCAACTGTAGATGGCTTATACGGGATTTTTTCTCATGAGAATGTCCATGAATCAACGCAGCATACTGACCGTTTGCTGCAAAATCTCAACTGCGTAGGTTGTCCAAATATTAGGAAAGTTCTCATTCCACCCCAGGCACGCTGTTTCCATTTGTCATCATTGAACCTTTCTCTGTCTGCCAATTTGAAGGAAGTTGATGTTGCTTGTATCACTTTGTGCTTCCTCAATCTGAG CAACTGTTGCTCCTTGGAAGCATTAAGGCTTGCTTGTCCAAAATTAACAAGTCTGTTTCTTCAG TCCTGTAACATCAATGAAGAAGTGGTTGAAGATGCCATATCACAATGTAGCATGCTTGAGACTCTAGATGTTCGTTCTTGTCCAAAG ATATGTTCAATGGGTCTGGGGAAGTTACGTGCAGCATGCCCTAGTTTGAAGCGCATCTTCAGCAGCCTGACACCTGCATAA
- the LOC123201040 gene encoding F-box/LRR-repeat protein 15 isoform X5, with translation MKIWCCLCFTEDEEDDDKKRMTLIDDESDGSIEGNEEVQMQFGLALDMFDEPFPDLIAALPESDDMGPHVRRAPRWRPLIRQPRRYEGECSSSGVGDGDGGSDLAIDDLQHKRAKVFSTSPRDYGTEMLSDPGGSSSLQDKNCNIRMGSLVSPANEILYHNYIWNNTSDESPIDPTGGKGDGKENDTLKTEDIEVRMDLTDDLLHLVFSFLDYADLCRAAIVCRQWRAASAHEDFWRCLNFENRKISIEQFEDLCRRYPNATEVNLYGVPAMHLLVMNMVFLRNLESLTLGRYEVGDGFFHALADCSMLKRLDVHDATLGNGAQEILINHDQLCHLELIKCRMMRVSVRCPQLVHLSLKRSNMAQAVLNCPLLSLLDIAACHKLSDAAIRLAVTSCPQLENLDMSNCSCVSDETLREIALSCANLHFLNSSYCPNISLESVRLPMLTVLKLHSCEGITSASMAAISHCYMLEVLELDNCNLLASVSLDLSRLQIIRLVHCRKFVELNLRTIMLSSINVSNCAALNRINIMSDSLQKLSLQKQENLTTLALKCQNLQEVDLTDCESLTNSICEVFRDGGGCPMLKSLILDNCEGLTAVHFCYTSLVSLSLVGCRAITSLELRCPNLENVCLDGCDHLERASFCPVALQSLNLGICPKLKSLTIEASSMAVLELKGCGVLSEASINCPLLTSLDASFCSQLKDDCLSATTTSCPLIKSLILMSCLSIGSDGLYLLQPLSNLTMLDLSYTFLTNLQPVFESCSQLKVLKLQACKYLTDTSLEPLYKKASLPALQELDLSYGTLGQSAIEELLAYCTHLTHVSLNGCVNMHDLNWDSSGCHPLESTVDGLYGIFSHENVHESTQHTDRLLQNLNCVGCPNIRKVLIPPQARCFHLSSLNLSLSANLKEVDVACITLCFLNLSNCCSLEALRLACPKLTSLFLQICVLSN, from the exons ATGAAGATTTGGTGCTGCTTGTGCTTCACCGAGGACGAAGAAGACGACGATAAGAAGAGAATGACGTTAATCGATGACGAATCGGATGGTAGTATCGAAGGTAACGAAGAAGTGCAGATGCAATTTGGGCTTGCTTTGGACATGTTTGATGAGCCGTTCCCCGACTTAATCGCAGCGTTGCCTGAGTCTGATGACATGGGTCCGCATGTGAGGAGGGCTCCCAGGTGGCGCCCGTTGATACGCCAGCCTAGGCGGTATGAGGGCGAGTGTAGTAGTAGTGGCGTAGGCGATGGCGATGGGGGCTCGGATCTTGCAATCGACGACTTACAACATAAGCGGGCCAAAGTGTTTTCTACTTCTCC CCGTGATTATGGAACAGAAATGCTTTCTGACCCTGGAGGTTCTAGTTCATTGCAAGacaaaaattgtaatattagGATGGGCTCTTTGGTCTCTCCCGCTAATGAAATCCTGTACCACAATTATATTTGGAATAATACCAGTGATGAGAGTCCCATTGACCCTACTGGTGGAAAAGGTGATGGAAAAGAGAATGATACCTTAAAAACAGAAGATATTGAAGTCCGGATGGATCTCACTGATGACTTGTTGCATCTG gttttttctttcttggaCTATGCTGATCTTTGTCGGGCAGCTATTGTTTGTCGGCAGTGGAGAGCAGCTAGTGCTCATGAAGATTTTTGGAGAtgtctaaattttgaaaatcggAAGATATCTATAGAGCAAT TTGAGGATTTATGTCGCCGATATCCAAATGCTACGGAAGTGAATTTATATGGTGTCCCTGCTATGCACTTGCTTGTCATGAATATGGTATTTTTGAG AAATCTTGAATCCTTAACTTTGGGGCGATATGAAGTAGGAGATGGGTTTTTTCATGCTTTAGCAGATTGTAGCATGTTGAAGAGATTAGATGTCCATGATGCTACTCTTGGTAATGGTGCTCAGGAGATACTGATAAACCATGATCAATTGTGTCATCTTGAACTAATAAAGTGCCGAATGATGCGTGTATCCGTAAG gTGCCCACAACTCGTACATTTGTCCTTGAAACGGAGTAACATGGCACAGGCGGTTCTTAATTGTCCCCTTTTGAGTCTCCTTGATATAGCTGCTTGCCACAAGCTTTCTGATGCGGCCATTCGTTTAGCGGTTACTTCATGTCCTCAATTAGAAAATTTAGATATGTCTAATTGTTCATGTGTGAGTGATGAAACACTTCGTGAAATAGCACTCAGTTGTGCTAATCTTCATTTTCTCAATTCGTCGTACTGCCCAAATATATCGCTTGAG TCGGTAAGGCTCCCCATGTTGACAGTTCTTAAGCTTCACAGCTGTGAGGGTATCACGTCAGCTTCAATGGCTGCAATATCTCATTGTTATATGTTGGAG GTTCTGGAGCTTGATAATTGCAATCTTTTGGCATCTGTTTCTTTGGATCTTTCTCGTTTGCAGATTATAAGACTAGTACATTGTCGCAA AtttgttgaattgaatttgCGGACTATCATGCTTTCATCTATAAATGTGTCAAATTGTGCTGCTCTCAACCGTATAAACATCATGTCCGACTCTCTTCAG AAATTATCCTTGCAAAAGCAGGAGAACTTGACAACATTGGCATTGAAGTGCCAGAATCTGCAAGAAGTGGACCTTACAGATTGTGAATCGTTAACTAATTCCATATGTGAAGTGTTTAGAGACGGTGGTGGCTGCCCCATGTTGAAGTCTTTAATTCTTGATAATTGTGAG GGCTTGACAGCAGTGCATTTCTGTTATACATCTTTAGTCAGTCTCTCTCTTGTTGGTTGCCGTGCTATCACATCTCTTGAACTAAGATGCCCCAATCTTGAGAATGTCTGTTTAGATGGCTGTGATCATCTTGAAAGAGCATCATTTTGTCCG GTTGCTTTACAATCGCTCAATCTGGGTATATGCCCCAAGTTGAAGTCACTTACTATTGAAGCATCAAGTATGGCGGTGCTCGAGTTGAAGGGATGTGGTGTTTTGTCAGAAGCATCCATTAACTGTCCTCTTTTAACATCTCTTGATGCTTCTTTTTGCAG TCAACTTAAGGATGATTGCCTGTCTGCAACCACTACTTCATGCCCACTGATTAAATCATTAATACTTATGTCATGCTTATCCATTGGTTCTGATGGACTTTACTTGTTGCAACCGCTTTCAAATTTGACTATGCTTGATTTATCATACACTTTCTTGACAAATTTGCAGCCTGTTTTTGAGTCTTGCTCACAACtgaag GTTTTGAAATTACAAGCATGCAAGTATCTCACTGATACGTCATTGGAACCTCTTTACAAGAAAGCATCACTCCCAGCTCTTCAGGAATTGGACTTGTCTTATGGGACACTTGGCCAGTCGGCTATTGAGGAGCTTCTTGCATATTGTACTCACCTCACTCATGTTAGCTTGAATGGTTGTGTAAATATGCATGACCTAAATTGGGATTCTAGTGGTTGTCATCCTCTGGAATCAACTGTAGATGGCTTATACGGGATTTTTTCTCATGAGAATGTCCATGAATCAACGCAGCATACTGACCGTTTGCTGCAAAATCTCAACTGCGTAGGTTGTCCAAATATTAGGAAAGTTCTCATTCCACCCCAGGCACGCTGTTTCCATTTGTCATCATTGAACCTTTCTCTGTCTGCCAATTTGAAGGAAGTTGATGTTGCTTGTATCACTTTGTGCTTCCTCAATCTGAG CAACTGTTGCTCCTTGGAAGCATTAAGGCTTGCTTGTCCAAAATTAACAAGTCTGTTTCTTCAG ATTTGTGTTCTATCAAATTGA